The DNA window CACAGCAGTTTCTAACTGATATCAAACAGCAAACATTTATCCAACAATCTAAGCAAGGATATATGTTGACAGATCCTACCTTGTCTTTGACTTTCGGGAATATGGTGCAGGCCCAGTCAAAGAGGTTCTTGGCAAATCTCATTTTGTAGTTGTGGTATTCATCACCCCTCTTTCGCACAGTCGTATCCTTCCACTCTTCAAACCATTCATACTTAACCATGGTCAGTATGGTCATGCAAGACTTTCCTGTTAACATGAAATACACAAGATGTCACGATGATATTTTCTGgagtgttttgtgtctgtaggaGTACATGTTTAAAACATGACATGCTTGATTTAGCAACAACACTTTAATCTTTATTTGTGCCAACCCTTTATTTCCTGTAACTTCTATTTTTGGCTACAGTAGAGAAAACAAGTGGTTTTATGTACCAGGATGTCTGATTTTGGCCTCAGGGTCCTTGGAGGATGGGATTGTGATGAACATCATGGGGATGTTATCAGGCGCGTCCTCTTTGCTCAGCACAAAGAAACTGTCCATCCTGAAAAGCacatgaaaatgtcaaatttacatTATCCTCCCTGAGTCTGAGCTTTATCAGCAGTGTGGCCACATGTTAAAAGTCCTGGAGCTGAAACCTGACTGGTCCTTTACTCCATCTAGTGGACAAGAAAGAAATTCTAACTTGGCTAACTTTGACAAAGCAATATCATGTAaaggatgtgtgtttgtgtaaactGTTAAATAAGTCTTTAAAGTCTGTTGTTTTTGAAGAGAaaagtagatttaaaaaatgtgtaaaccTTCtgcatagatagatagatagatagatagacagacagacagacagacagatagatattTAATTAATCCCGTGGGAAATTCAAGCTTCAAGTTTTCCCTTAAAGGTTTCCCATGTACGGCTTCTTCTTATACAACAGCACCCCTTTGTGGTTGCTAAATGCtacttctgtgttttctgcataCTTACGACTGGTCCATGTCGTTGTTCTTGAAGAGCCAGAAGTTAGTGGACACCAGACCCAAGTCCTCTGCAGTTCCATCGAAACCAGAGAAGACCAAGAAGGATCCTCTGCCATGTTTCATCATGTTCAGTCTTTCCTGAACGTCTGTAATTAGGGAAATAATCATCTTGAAAGACTTTCCCTTGTATCATTATGAGAACTTTACCTCTGAATCAGTTTTCTGGTTTCTTACCATGTTTGGCCTGAATCTCAGGAGGAAGAAGCTTCTGGAAGGTGGTGAAGATGCCACAGTTTGATACAACCACAGGAGCATGAACCTCCACTTCGTCTTGACCTTTCCTCACCTTCACACCTGTCACATATGGCAACGCAGAAATGAAGTCTTGagtatgttttatgtttgatgCAATCTCTATTTTAGCAGGTAAAAAATCAGCTGGATCCAGTTTTTACCATAAGCTGCTCCCTTGTCATTAACCAGGATCTGGGAGACGGGAGCTCTGACCAGGCAGTTCCCTCCATATTTCTGAATGGTGCGGATGATGTGGAAAGCGATCTCACTGGCTCCACCTTTAGGGTAGTAGGCTCCTCGTTTGTAGTGATGAACCAGGAGGGCATTGATCAGAATACTGGACTCCTTTGGAGGCACACCTAAATGTAGACAGAATAAAGGTTTAATGATActagtttcatttgttttttaaagtttgtatGCCGACTTTTCGCTGCAGGAACTTGGGGGAAGCACAAACGTTTATAAAAATGACCCCAtaattgttttctgttgtggtgTTACTGGGCATAACTCCAGTTCTATGACTATGTAGGAAATAGAACAATAGATAACTGAATTTTATATTGTTGATGGTGATATTAGAGAAGACTTGTTCAAGGACATCTAGAGGGCCATCAATGTTTATCCTCTTTAAGATTTATCACTGGTGGAGCTTTACTAGGGAACGTACTACGTGCCTACTGTCCTTAATGTTTTCAAACcataaagaaatgcattttggcTGCAATTCGTACATCTGTCATATCTAAAACTAAAAGACAGTTTCGATGTTGTTTACATCCAGTGTTTAATCTCATACTTTTGGTTCCATTTCACATCCAGTATGTTGGAGTGCATATTTTCACCTTTCTGAAGACTCACCATAGAAAAGATAAGAAAAGATGACCTGGAGGTCCTTGTTGCTGGTCAGCGTGTTCGCCAGATCTGTTGCATTTGTGCCAGAGAGGCTGAAAACTGGGGAGACGAGGTCTGCGATGCCTGATTTTAGAAGGAACAACGACACCCACTGTGGGATCAGCTTCAGAGTCGCCAGATAGTGAGTCTTCTTAGCTGAAATCTGTTGGAAAGAAGAGGACAGTTTGAAATTCCTTTGAATATTTAGTTTCAGATAGAATAAATATGAGTGAAACAGCAGTACATACCTTCATAATTTTGAAGAACGTCTCGATGGCTACTGTGTCGTCGGGGAATTGCTTCAGCAGGTGGGCTTTCATCTCAGTTTTGCCAGAGAAGATGGTGTACTCTCGTTTTTCGTCGCCCAGGCCGATCTGGACGGTGTCGAAATGTTGATGGAGCTCCTGAAACTCCAGCTGGCCCTCAGAGATCTGGTCAAAGGCGATTCGTAGCAGACTGTTCTCATGGACCTGACCAATGTAGTGAAGCCCTGGAgatgaatgagaagagaacgtGAACCTGGCAACTGATTATTTTACGTAGATAGTGAATATGAACCATTTTCAAAAGGAGTAAATACTCTCCACAACATGAATTATGAATACTCTTGTGTATTGCTGCTTGTTTTTGATAGAAAACAGTATTTCATAGGACTTTATCATACTCTTACAAACATAGATTAACACAAAtatcacaacttttttttttttttgcctttttattgtgatagtcacAGTaaatggggagaagacatgcagcaaagcaccgcgggcaggaatcgaacccgtgCCGCTGCgttggagaccagcccctgtacatgggtcccCTGCTTAACCtgatgagctatacaggcgccaaCAACCATCACCGTTGAGTGGACGTGCCTTCATCTGCAGTTTTCCTATGTCTGGAAGATACTGGCTTCAGACAGATTATCTTGTTGAACTTTTGATACTGTTGTGACTCCTCCCTTTCTGCTCATGCAGGTGATCAGCTCCTGCAGCTGGCAGAAAGGGAGGGTGGTTAGACTAATGTGTGGCACCTGGTAGAGCTTTAGGTGACTACAAAAGCTCACctgggctgaatcccaaaccgccccctacacactccccctccactaccgagtgtcactccaaaagaagtcacactgtCGCAGCTGTGCAGGGCACTttaattgaagggggagggtataaatacgatcgtcaggaatgggacaccCTGTCGTCTCACCGgaaaaacggaagacgtcatcgccatggtaacacaaagacgcctacatGGCTGTAgagctgtggcacaggttgcaggcaatgatgtaggggctacattctgcttcaaataatttgaagtcatcccacatgttttccaatcctattatctggcatttcaaatccaacaaatgaataaatgaattctgtcagttgtgttcaaattttaaggtgtcagggggtgcacaattaaatcaaacgtcagcagaaaagatttgtttcttttgatttatcttttttcaccactctttttgtgatgttctgtcagtgtgaaaaaggcgtgggagaaataatgatGAATGAAATCCAGTGTATTTCActgggttttggttgattttatgtgaacgttcttaaagaaatatttttaacatttcttttttttccaccaaaaaagttcaaagatttccaaaaatgttgaaaatgtggacatcagaagtttcactgtgaaaatatgttttttttccccacattttcaactttcaaatgggtcagttttgacctgcaggatatGAGGGttaaaaagagaaatgaaatgCATCAGTCTCCTCAGACAGAGCTCTTCTTACCAACATCGAACTCGAAGCCTTTCTCGATGTACGTGTGGCAGCAGCCTCCAGCCTGGTCGTGTTgctccagaaccagaactttCTTGCCTGCTTTGGCCAGCGTGGCTCCAGCCGTCAGCCCACCGATGCCGCTGCCGATCACAATCACATCCAGGTTCTGGGGCACTTTATCAACGCTGAAACCTACAGAAACGTACAGAAGTCGTGATTGTAAAACGTACAGCTCAACTAGTTCACCCAGTTATCATTAAGGTGCATCATAAATGTTATCATAACCGAGTGCTGCAACCGAGACAGAATTATGTTACATAAATGTGTTACTTAACAGTCTGAAGGTTGCACATGTTTACTGTCAGATATGATGAACTAATTCCAGTATCTTTTGGCAGTAAACAGCAGATTAGCTGCTAACAACATCCTGATCTAATTTagataaaacacacatgaaTAACAGTTATTGTACTTCTGTTCAGGTGTCATCTTTAGTCTGAGTTATGGCCCCGTAAACAGATCATTTAGATAACTGTGTCAGAAGTGAATTAGTTGGacattaattaaaacattttagtgTCACAGAGAACTACGACTGAATGATCTGTGGGTAATATTTGATCGGGATTCTTCTGACAGGTACTACTTCAGTTCAATATTCACTCTGTAATAAATTTTAAACGTTATGGAGCGTTGTTAAACATCATCAAAAATCTGACTGTGACACAAGGAGGACGACATGAATTTATAAAACTGTTGACATTACAGTTTAAAGAGCAAATATCCAGAAGTGCAGGCTTTGCtaattgtattgttttatgtagcagttttgattttaattaattaactgTTCAGTGCAATAGAGGACCAAAACTGAGTGTAACCTTTAAAGGTTTTAGATAAGGCAAAATGTAAAACTCATTGGTTTATATGATGCAGTTAACTTGTCAGAGAGCCTTTCAGTACAAACAAGCTTTTATACTTAGCtcagttcagttttaatttAGGATACCTAACGTAAAACAGTATAAGAGCAGcagccagcagccagttagTGGAACATTAGTGGAACATAAAGTATAAAAAAAGGAAGACAAGCAGCAATCTACCAGGATATTAACGAATGTCAGATCCCTTCAGTAATGTTTGCAGAATAGAATGAATGAAATTAGCATATTTGTTTCTCATATtacatgtttttactttttgcatTGACCGTTTTTAATCATATGATGAAAGCAGTCCGTAAATAACGTAATTTGAATGGAATAGCCTTTAGCattattagaaaaaaacaacagtgtttTTCCTGCAGTGAGAAATACACAGTTTTGGAGTGAAAATGGTcaatttttgttcttttttaaaaattaagtttGTTGTTTGTGACTGTAGTGATTGTAAGCTTATCACGGTTTTCTGTACTTATTgatgatgaaatgaaaaataaatgaaatgttactaaaactAAGTTTGCCATATTgaaatagggctgcacagtggggtagtggttagcacttttgccttgcagcaagaagatccccggttcaaatcccagcctgggatctttctgcatggagtttgcatgttctccctgtgcatgcgtgggttttctccgggtactccggcttcctcccacagtccaaaaatatgctgaggttaattggttactctaaattgtccgtaggtgtaaacgtgagtgtgattgtctgtatatgtagccctgtgacagactggtgacctgtccagggtgtcccctgccttcgcccgagtcagctgggatagactccagcacccccatgaccctagtgaggataaagcggtggatagagaatggatggatggatattgaaAATATTGTAATGCcactatgttttgttttgttttttactattttattttcactgtacATTTTTTATGCCATTCCAGTTTTCTGTACCTAGTGTACTGAAGTTTGatgacatggaaaaaaaattactgaagatatatttttaattgggccataatgaatatatatatatgcttttTTATTTGTACAATTTCATTTCCACTATGTCTACAATAAAATCAACATAGAAAACTCAAAACTCTACCTATAGATCAATACTTACATTTTTAGGTGTGTATTTTTGCTGGAACAATGGGTTAGTGTTGTTTCAATTTATGCCAGAACATTTTCATATGATACCATAATTATTCAATGTTAAATTATGTATCTGCAGAGCCCAAAGGGTTTAAATGATTATTCATCAAAGCATCGCATCACCAATTTAACCTTCAGTCTGCAGTAACTTCACCTTGCTTGATGACTTTGTCGCGCTTCTTCTGGTCAAACTCTCGAGGTCCAGGCGGTCTCACCGACTCCAGGGAAAACGGGCTCTTTTTACCAAACAGGTACCAGTAGGTACCACCGGCCCAAACAACCACCCAGGCCAAGAAGATCAGGAGCCACATCTTGAAGAAAAGCCTCTGCTTGTGGATTCAGAGTCGGTCTGCAGTAGCGGTGGTGGTTTGTTCTGAACACTGATCCCCTCATCGGCCTCCTTTTATTGTGCTGAGTGACAAAGGTCTGAGGGAAGGAGTCTGACAATAAGCCCTGCTCATGTCAGGACAGGCAGTAAAGATAAAGTGTAGAAGACCCAGTTTTCCTTCTTTCGTAATCACTGCGCCCTTATATGCCCAGACAAACACATCAAGGGCAAAATACAAGTCTTTTTTCTTATCATtctactgttttgttttttaaaacatttcacttGTCTTTGGAGAAATTCTTCTTAAATCACTGATCGATGCACCGTTCTTCAAATGTAAACTGTGTGAGAAATCTGCAGAATATTGGAACgtcagttattttaaaaaaatatatcaaaaggTGCATTGTCTGTTCAGCTATCAGTTCTAATACTTAAGATTACTGTTTACAAGTAAGAACGTATTTTATTGCATGCAGTGTATTGATTTACAGCACCcaccataattattggcacccctggttaagatgtgttctttagcttctaataaattcagttttttttctaaataataatgaaaaaaggaggaaaattcaacctttaattcaagtgcatgtattcagtggggaaaaaatcacacattaggaaataattcttttacatcaaatcatgtgtgtcacaattattagcactgatttaatttaatgcttacatttaattccatttaatactttgtacaacctcctcttaccaacaaaacagcacctaatcttctcctttttctacaggtttcagtgtgagagttttcttctgcaataaaaatgtaatttattttaaggttttaacacatcttaacccagagtgccaataattatggaagGCAGTGTATTTTAACGAATTCATAGGAAACCTAGATAGATTCCAGAGATTCATGATAGTTCTTATCTGATAAGGCAATTAAGATAACACCATACAGACAAGTCATCTTAGACTTTATACGTATAGCGTTGAGTTTTATGTCTTTACAACAGTGCAGCTGCGTGAAATTACTCAGTTTCAGCATTTCAGGTCTGATAAGTGGAGAGTCGGTGTCCTTGGGGAAAAATTAAGTCAGAAGCTTCTTCAAAGGTTAAAGAAACAgatatttcactgtaaaaaatacattctaaTAACACTGAAAGTAGTCCTCCTGTATCCTCAATGCATATATCCTGAAAGAGGATACTAAACATAACTCCAGTGTCATATAATGATCGTTTTCTCCGGACTCCATACATGAACTTTGCTCTCAGGCTTTATACTAATGCGGTTGACTTTGATCCGTAGATTTAACCTGCAGCCTCAGATAACGTGAACCACTACAAAGAAACAAGCTGTTCTGTCGACTCCGAAAGAATTTGAAGCTTAGACAGACGAAAATATGAAACTGAGTTTATGGTAAACATTTTAATGGAAATCCACATGTTCAAAGTCAGGGTGTTACTAACGTCTGACAGCTCAGAATGCTCATTGTGACAGACATGGACATATTTAACCCTTACTCCTTGTAGACATTTGGACTCGTCATGGGAAGAAAAATGCAGGTGCTGACATACACAGATAAAAAATCTGTTGACTAAtagtcaaaaaaatgtcaaaaaaaatgtctgctgtcGTCAATAATTGTTAAGGAAGTGTGCAGTTTTAAgactacagggtgacccaaaactttggaaacaaatgaaaagtctataatccaaataatataatgttatttcaataaatcagtaccacagatatattcagaagagtatcagattagtgtaaaacaaacatatttcgacatgttcatgtttgtttcttatacaaagacgtgaacatttccaccaactggttacactggtatcttctggaatgtatcttcattcatgcttgtgaaggttcctcaaactggacagtaaatgttgcctcatagtacttttggatgtttaaaaaattaaaactgtcagatactttaccatcaagagttttgaaatctgaccctgatggcctgcattttgaagttctgctccagcatacctggaccttatgctTCTATTCtttttcttccgagttattgcactcagcaaatactatgcttttaagttattttgttatggtataacaaaaatgggtaaaataagagtgaatccatgcacccccaactgaaatagacactgcagttaacttttgggtcaccctgtatatgCTGCTCCACTGCTACAACACCCTTCCCTAATATTCTTACAGATTTAAAAGCCTGATTCGTAGCAGTAGTTGCAGTTGTtgaccaaatgaaatgtttttctgttgacGCTTGGATTGAAAACGACACTAATTGGATGGAGAGCTCGAAATGGAAGCCGGGATGAAGTTAAGCTTAAAGACTCTGATACAGGAAGCAGCTCTGGGTCAACGGGCTCATGTGACCGACAAAGAAATCCTATTAGAAATTACACTAAGCAGGAGCCACACAACTCCTGCCACTTTGCCCTGCTTTGTAGAGTTACACAGGATGAGGTCATGctggtttttgctgttttccaggTGGAGACGCCGGACGCCAACCGAGTCGTTGATATTTAATATGAACCAATATGATAAAACAAGTCGGATAAAAGTGAGATATGCTAACGTAGATGAATAATCAGAGCAGGCAGGTCTGGTTGAAGCTTTGTACAGCTATTTGCATTTAATTACAAATTGACAAATAAACATTTCCACATCAACAGGTACATGTCGTCTCTCTCCTGGTAGCTTTACAGAtcttacattttcttttctacTGCACATTTTATAGACAGGACTTCTACGGGAAAATCACAAGCGACGTCTCCAGCTCTCCTAAAAACGGTGTGTCGGTGTGCTATGTTACTATACAGCCTCCCTTGTCTCCCTTGTAGGGGTTCTTGTCATCTGAGACTCCCTTGATCAGCGGATCATTTGGTAGCAGTCCCTCAACGAAAGCAATAGTATCTGTGCAGTTTGCACTCACCTGTACAGAGAAAAGACGAaaacacatgtaaaaaaaaatcttttaatagCCTTAAAGATGGAAATATTTTAATTAGGATGCCACAGATTCATTCAGCATGTGTTTTCCCTCATTGTTATCCAATTGTTTAACACAAAGGCAGCCAAATTGACTATAATTCTGTTGAAAGAAGCAAAATAATTCACTTACTGCTGTCCGAGGTGTGTTAACTTCCTTCTTCAGTTGATCCAGCTCCATTTTCAGGATTTCCTTATCTGACATATCCCGAGCCATCCTGGCTGTAAGAAGAGATCAAGATCctcatttaaaacatgttaaagtCACAACAAACACACTAGAAGTTGTTGTATGGTTAGGGTATTTAAATATTCACTCTTTTCCTCTAATCTTCAGTTTCCAAAACACAAATTAACTGTAAATCCAGCAAAGACAAATACCTGCTGAATGGCGGGATCACCCAACGATCAGAGAAATGTATCGGCTCCTAAGAGCTCATCGACTGCTTCCCTTCCTCTCGGTCCGGTCGTTTCTTCACACTGACTGATCTGTGCCGTCCCACTGCTCTTCATCCCAGCTCATCCCCTCCCCGCTGCCGGGCGTTTGGGCGAGGATTGGACCTGATGTCACCAATCCGCCGTGATGAGATTAAACAATCAGGAGCCGTAACCCCTGAACAGGAAGGAGGAAGGGAAGGAAGCTCAGGTACAATGTGCAGAGGACATGTTAGAGAAAGTGaagcactgaaacacaactgATGGACTTGTGAGCTTCACATCATCGTTTGTTAAATGTAAACTGTAGTGCTCATGCAAAAATACACACTTCCTGGTTCCTTCTCATTAGTTTTCTCTGTGTAGTtgatcaaaacacacaaattaaagCAGTAACAGTAAGTTTTATTtggaaaatatacaataaaagtATAGGCTATGCTCACAGAACTGGAGCATTAGCTGTAAACGTGGACACATGCAGTGAAAGTTGGGTTCATTGTGTTCATACATCATCAGCTCAATGCAGGAAAGAGGCCAAGTCTCGATCACTTTGATTTGATTCTTTAATCTCT is part of the Acanthochromis polyacanthus isolate Apoly-LR-REF ecotype Palm Island chromosome 19, KAUST_Apoly_ChrSc, whole genome shotgun sequence genome and encodes:
- the si:ch1073-13h15.3 gene encoding inactive all-trans-retinol 13,14-reductase gives rise to the protein MWLLIFLAWVVVWAGGTYWYLFGKKSPFSLESVRPPGPREFDQKKRDKVIKQGFSVDKVPQNLDVIVIGSGIGGLTAGATLAKAGKKVLVLEQHDQAGGCCHTYIEKGFEFDVGLHYIGQVHENSLLRIAFDQISEGQLEFQELHQHFDTVQIGLGDEKREYTIFSGKTEMKAHLLKQFPDDTVAIETFFKIMKISAKKTHYLATLKLIPQWVSLFLLKSGIADLVSPVFSLSGTNATDLANTLTSNKDLQVIFSYLFYGVPPKESSILINALLVHHYKRGAYYPKGGASEIAFHIIRTIQKYGGNCLVRAPVSQILVNDKGAAYGVKVRKGQDEVEVHAPVVVSNCGIFTTFQKLLPPEIQAKHDVQERLNMMKHGRGSFLVFSGFDGTAEDLGLVSTNFWLFKNNDMDQSMDSFFVLSKEDAPDNIPMMFITIPSSKDPEAKIRHPGKSCMTILTMVKYEWFEEWKDTTVRKRGDEYHNYKMRFAKNLFDWACTIFPKVKDKLVFQDVATPLTNMHYLGAQRGAMYSAEHNLERFHAESVARNRCNTPIKNLYISGQDVFSCGIAGALHGGLLCASTVLDHIVYIDLLLLKKKLKRRKAKELAELAKKKLQ
- the gngt2b gene encoding guanine nucleotide-binding protein G(I)/G(S)/G(O) subunit gamma-T2b, translating into MARDMSDKEILKMELDQLKKEVNTPRTAVSANCTDTIAFVEGLLPNDPLIKGVSDDKNPYKGDKGGCIVT